A genomic window from Fibrobacterota bacterium includes:
- a CDS encoding fibro-slime domain-containing protein, whose product MAHPAQHPPLRRSALGRMRLGWLALVGALGSVHGGNPKTAVAILTGSSSGSSGLALHGTLYDYKLRNLRGQDTSLYFPFSHKTSTGPVPGLLAHRLDQKGRPVWTGKAICDLQMDSTRPCESPLNAPDRWFRARPEKNAQFSFALNMQEFDGDSLGFVDDFFFPLDTFRTLPVSANSNPFFDQQLGLDLESHNFGFCLELHGKVQSKTGGKFSVTGDDDTWVFVDSQLVVDMGGTHPAQTQSIPLEPRSGGIGTFVSLDIFHCDRQSNESVFALATNVPVLPADSVTSEQPVSSIGPSLPLCEAISLRARNNALSITAPAGQAWILELRGLDGRLQRAVSGSGAALVPWTNSGISLALLRSGSETVSGRFVQHSRN is encoded by the coding sequence ATGGCTCATCCCGCGCAACACCCACCCCTCCGCCGATCGGCCCTGGGGAGAATGCGCTTGGGATGGCTGGCCCTGGTGGGCGCGTTGGGTTCCGTCCATGGAGGGAACCCCAAAACCGCCGTCGCGATCCTGACCGGGTCTTCGTCCGGATCCAGTGGTCTCGCCCTGCACGGGACCCTCTACGACTACAAGCTTCGCAACTTGCGCGGGCAGGACACCTCCCTCTACTTTCCCTTTTCCCACAAAACCAGCACGGGCCCGGTTCCTGGGCTTTTGGCCCACCGGCTGGATCAGAAGGGCCGACCGGTCTGGACAGGCAAGGCCATCTGCGATCTCCAAATGGATTCGACCCGTCCGTGCGAAAGCCCGCTCAATGCGCCCGATCGCTGGTTCCGCGCACGTCCGGAGAAGAATGCGCAGTTCTCCTTCGCTTTGAACATGCAGGAGTTCGACGGGGACTCCCTGGGTTTCGTGGACGATTTCTTCTTCCCTTTGGACACCTTCCGCACCCTTCCCGTCTCCGCCAACAGCAACCCTTTCTTCGACCAGCAACTGGGTCTGGACCTGGAAAGCCACAATTTCGGATTCTGCCTGGAACTCCACGGCAAGGTCCAGTCAAAAACTGGCGGCAAATTTTCCGTGACGGGCGACGACGACACCTGGGTGTTCGTGGACAGCCAACTGGTGGTGGACATGGGAGGCACGCACCCCGCCCAAACGCAGAGCATCCCGCTGGAGCCGCGCTCGGGCGGGATCGGCACCTTCGTTTCCCTCGACATCTTCCACTGCGACCGGCAGTCGAACGAATCCGTGTTCGCCCTTGCCACGAACGTGCCGGTGCTGCCGGCGGATTCGGTCACCTCGGAACAGCCCGTCTCCTCGATCGGCCCTTCCCTTCCGCTGTGCGAAGCGATCTCCCTCCGGGCCCGGAACAACGCCCTTTCCATCACCGCTCCCGCAGGCCAGGCCTGGATCCTGGAGCTGCGCGGCTTGGATGGCAGGTTGCAAAGAGCCGTCTCCGGAAGCGGTGCGGCCCTGGTCCCGTGGACAAATTCCGGCATTTCGCTCGCGCTGCTGAGAAGCGGTTCGGAAACCGTCTCGGGACGATTCGTACAACATTCCAGGAATTGA
- a CDS encoding ATP-binding protein: MRRECEPVLQKDLEEAPVVALLGPRQCGKTTLAKILATSPRGAVYLDLERPSDLRKLSDPELFLGPLADRLVILDEIQRVPDLFPVLRSLVDQHRHPGRFLLLGSASRDLLRQSSESLAGRIRYRELTPFTLPEILAGDVSLEAHWLRGGFPDSLLAASDPSSLRWREDFLRTFLERDVPSFGVEVRLPLFERFVRMLAHLHGQILNWSRLAESAAVSVPTAKHYAELLEKSFLIRLLAPHEVNLGKRLVKSPKVYWRDSGVVHALLEIEGLEDLQGHPVVGASWEGYAMEEILRAVPRAQPTFYRTQSGTEIDLVLAQGTRKLVVEFKRSSAPEATRGFWQGLEDLGKPQARIVAPIESGWPMADHVQVVSLPELLAELKDWRS, encoded by the coding sequence ATGAGGCGAGAGTGCGAGCCTGTTTTGCAAAAGGACTTGGAGGAAGCGCCGGTGGTTGCGCTCCTGGGTCCTCGGCAATGTGGGAAGACCACACTGGCCAAAATATTGGCCACCTCGCCACGCGGTGCGGTCTACCTGGATCTGGAGCGGCCTTCCGATCTGCGAAAGCTGTCCGATCCAGAGCTTTTTCTGGGGCCTCTCGCGGATCGATTGGTGATTCTCGATGAGATCCAACGGGTGCCGGATCTGTTTCCCGTCCTGCGGTCGTTGGTGGATCAGCATCGCCATCCTGGTCGGTTTCTGTTGTTGGGTTCGGCATCCCGCGATCTACTCCGGCAATCCTCCGAGAGTTTGGCCGGCCGGATCCGCTACCGGGAATTGACTCCGTTCACGCTGCCGGAAATCCTCGCGGGAGACGTTTCCCTGGAGGCCCATTGGCTGCGCGGCGGATTCCCGGACAGTCTGCTGGCAGCCAGCGACCCTTCAAGCCTGCGATGGCGTGAGGATTTTCTGCGAACCTTCCTGGAGCGGGACGTGCCCTCCTTCGGTGTGGAAGTCCGCCTGCCTTTGTTCGAGCGTTTCGTGCGGATGCTTGCGCATCTTCATGGACAGATTTTGAATTGGAGTCGTCTGGCGGAATCCGCCGCGGTGAGCGTTCCTACCGCCAAGCACTATGCGGAGCTTCTGGAAAAGTCGTTTCTGATCCGCTTGTTGGCGCCTCACGAGGTGAATCTGGGCAAGCGTCTGGTCAAGTCCCCCAAGGTTTACTGGCGCGATTCGGGAGTCGTGCACGCCTTGCTGGAAATCGAAGGATTGGAGGATCTCCAAGGGCACCCCGTGGTGGGTGCTTCCTGGGAGGGATACGCGATGGAGGAAATCCTTCGCGCCGTCCCGCGAGCGCAGCCCACCTTCTACCGCACACAATCGGGAACCGAGATCGACCTCGTGCTGGCCCAAGGAACGCGCAAACTGGTCGTGGAGTTCAAGCGATCCAGCGCACCGGAAGCCACCCGAGGATTCTGGCAGGGCCTGGAAGACCTCGGGAAACCCCAGGCGCGGATCGTCGCGCCGATCGAGTCTGGATGGCCGATGGCCGATCACGTGCAAGTGGTGTCGCTTCCGGAGCTGTTGGCGGAGCTGAAAGATTGGCGAAGTTAG